The genome window AAGAACGCATCGTTAATGAAAGGAACCGAGATGAATGGATATCGATGGATGAACAGGCCCGCCCGGGTGGCGTTGCTGGCGGGCTTGCTGCTGGCCGCTGCGGGCGGCATCGCCTTCACGCAGAAGTCCGGGGCGGGCAGCGACGGAAAACCGGCTGGCTTGAAACTGGTGGTGGACGAAGGGAGGCGGCCCGGGGAAGGGGCGGCGAGCCTGAAGGTGACCTTCGCGCCGGTGGTGCGGGAGGTGACGCCGAGCGTGGTGAGCATTTCGACCGAGACCCGTCCGAGGCGGGTCGAGGGACGGGGTCCGGCGCCGGAGATGCATCCGTGGTTCCGGGAGTTTTTCGGGGACCGGTTTCCGGGGGGTCCCGGGCGGCCGATGATCACGCCGCGGCAGCACGGGTTGGGGTCCGGGGTGATTGTGACGGAGGACGGCTACATCCTGACCAACAACCATGTGATTGAGGGGGCGGATGCGATCACGGTGACGTTGAATCCGGACGGGAAGGAGTTTGTCGCGAAGGTGGTGGGGCGCGATCCGCAATCGGACCTGGCGGTGCTGAAGATCGAGGCGAACGGGCTGGCGGCGATCCGCCTGGGGGACAGCGACGGGGTGGAGGTGGGAGATGTGGTGCTGGCGATCGGCAACCCGTTTGGCGTGGGGCAGACGGTGACCATGGGGATTGTCGGGGCGACGGGGCGGGCGTTGACGGCCCGGCCGGTGGGGTTGCAGTACCAGGACTTCATTCAGACCGATGCGGCCATCAATCCCGGCAACTCGGGAGGGGCCCTGGTGGATGTGGCGGGCCGGTTGATCGGGATCAACACCGCGATTGTCAGCAGCGGGGGCGGGAACAACGGCGTCGGGTTTGCAGTCCCGTCGAATCTGGCGCGAAGTGTTCTGGAGGGATTGGTGGAACACGGGCGGGTGGTGCGGGGATTTCTCGGGGTGAACATCCAGGGATTGAATCCGATGCTGGCGGAGCAGTTCGGTTTGCCCGAGGGGAGCACCACGGGGGCGCTGGTGGCCGAAGTGACGCCGCGGAGTCCGGCCGAGCGCAGTGGCATTCAATCCGGCGACGTGATCCGGACCTTCGACGGCAGGGAGGTTCGGGACGGACGCCATCTGACCCTGCTGGTGGGGCAGACGCCGCCCGCGAAGGAGGTGACGGTGGGGTTGTACCGGGACGGGAAGCCGCGGGAGGTCAGCGTGGTGCTGGAAGAGCGGTCGGAAAGCCGGCAACTGGCGGGGCTTGGCGGGCGGGGAGGTCCGGCGTCGGCCGCCGACATCGGGGGGTTGCAGGGGGTGGTGGTGGCCGACCTGACGGCCAATCTGAGGCAGCAGTATCGCATTCCCCGGGACGTGACCGGCGCCCTGGTGACGGGGGTGGATGGGGAGTCGGCGGCGGCGGCCGCGGGGTTGCGGGAAGGGGATGTGATCCGGGAGATCAACCGTCGGTCCGTGCGGGACGCGGAAGCGGCCATCGAGGCGGTGCAGGGGTTGGAGAACGCGCGGATCCTGCTGCGGATCTGGCGGGAGGGCGGGACCCTGTTTCTGGGGGTGGATGAGCGGCGGCAGGGTTGAAGGGGCGTTGTTTTCGTTTTGGGCCGGCGGATGGAGACATCCGCCGGCCCTTGGCGTTTGGCCATACGTGGGAGCCGGTCTGTGTGGCGGTCCGGTGACAAACGGCTTGGCCGGGGGGCTGACGGTGCTTACCGTCCGGCGTTTCCGAGGCTGCGGGAGCAGGCGGGGCGCGTGAGCGTTCCGGTTGTGGACCGGCGAGGGCGCGGAATCACCCGAACAACTCCTTGTGAAGATCTTCAGCGGCAATTCGAATCGGGCATTGGCGGAGGCCATCTGTGCCGGGATCGGGGTCGAGCTCGGCCGGTCGGTGTGCAACCAGTTTCCCGACGGGGAGACGTTCGTGAAGATCGAGGAGAACGTGCGCGGGGAGGATGTGTTCGTGGTGCAGTCCACGTGTCCGCCGACGAACCACAACCTGATGGAGATGTTCATCATGATCGACGCGCTGCGGCGGGCGAGCGCGACGCGGATCACGGCGGTGATACCGTTTTACGGGTATGCGAGGCAGGATCGGAAGGATCAGCCGCGGGTGCCGATCACGGCGAAGCTGGTGGCGAATCTGATCGTGGCGGCGGGGGCGCACCGGGTATTGACGATGGATCTGCACGCGCAGCAGATCCAGGGGTTCTTCGACATCCCGGTGGACCATCTGTACGCGGCGCCGGTGATGTACGAGTACATCCGCAAGAAGAGCCTGAAGAACCTGGTGGTGGTGAGTCCGGACGTGGGGGGGATCAAGATGGCGCATGCGTATTCGCAGGTGCTGGGGGGGGGGTTGGCGATTGTGGCGAAGCGGAGGCGGAGCGCCACGGAGGTGGACTCGATGACAGTGATCGGGGAGATCCGTGGGAAGACGGTGCTGATGGTGGACGACCTGACGGAGACGGCGGGGACACTGGCGGCGGCGGCGGCGCTATTGGAGTCGAGGGGGGCGAAGCAGATCTTCGCATGCGTGTCGCATGCGCTGTTGACGGAGCTGGCGGTGGAGCGGCTCCGCAAATCCAATATTGACGAACTGATCACCACTGATACGGTCCCCCGCCCCGCTTACAGCG of Verrucomicrobiia bacterium contains these proteins:
- a CDS encoding Do family serine endopeptidase, whose protein sequence is MNRPARVALLAGLLLAAAGGIAFTQKSGAGSDGKPAGLKLVVDEGRRPGEGAASLKVTFAPVVREVTPSVVSISTETRPRRVEGRGPAPEMHPWFREFFGDRFPGGPGRPMITPRQHGLGSGVIVTEDGYILTNNHVIEGADAITVTLNPDGKEFVAKVVGRDPQSDLAVLKIEANGLAAIRLGDSDGVEVGDVVLAIGNPFGVGQTVTMGIVGATGRALTARPVGLQYQDFIQTDAAINPGNSGGALVDVAGRLIGINTAIVSSGGGNNGVGFAVPSNLARSVLEGLVEHGRVVRGFLGVNIQGLNPMLAEQFGLPEGSTTGALVAEVTPRSPAERSGIQSGDVIRTFDGREVRDGRHLTLLVGQTPPAKEVTVGLYRDGKPREVSVVLEERSESRQLAGLGGRGGPASAADIGGLQGVVVADLTANLRQQYRIPRDVTGALVTGVDGESAAAAAGLREGDVIREINRRSVRDAEAAIEAVQGLENARILLRIWREGGTLFLGVDERRQG
- a CDS encoding ribose-phosphate pyrophosphokinase, which encodes MKIFSGNSNRALAEAICAGIGVELGRSVCNQFPDGETFVKIEENVRGEDVFVVQSTCPPTNHNLMEMFIMIDALRRASATRITAVIPFYGYARQDRKDQPRVPITAKLVANLIVAAGAHRVLTMDLHAQQIQGFFDIPVDHLYAAPVMYEYIRKKSLKNLVVVSPDVGGIKMAHAYSQVLGGGLAIVAKRRRSATEVDSMTVIGEIRGKTVLMVDDLTETAGTLAAAAALLESRGAKQIFACVSHALLTELAVERLRKSNIDELITTDTVPRPAYSGFKLTTLSVAGLLGEAIKRIHSNSSVTSLFEFQGGRTS